A genomic window from Luteitalea sp. includes:
- a CDS encoding tetratricopeptide repeat protein, with the protein MRHSSFESATTRAVGGVLLAALSVAACAAGAVTVAGQERDELAPADLDTFEPSIKQRIVEALERAAGEPTGETIGELGLLLHAYDRFDRAAACYARARQLAPRAFEWPYYQGVALAMAGDIDRAAAALEEALQLSPADVPARLRLADLQLEQGRLDASARSYRGVLRDRPGSAVAHYGLARALAARGGREAVPPDALRHYERAAALAPAFGAAHYALALAYRRLGDRSRAEASLARYHETRGQPAPLDDPLVARVATLRSGPYEDLARGRWLRDQGRHREAVEALARAARTSPTLVQAHVNLIAAYAAVGAADEAEAAYRAATALNPDLPEAHYNLGVLRLSQSREDEAIAAFERAVASNASHAGAHNNLGFVLAQRGRAGEAADHFRAALAANPAHRDAHFNLARLLLAERNNGEALAHFAEAAEIEDEKTSQYLYYLADACARSGRMADAERHALAARTRAVAHGQASLVERIDNDLRRLRERSGARQ; encoded by the coding sequence ATGCGGCACAGCAGCTTCGAATCGGCGACGACGCGCGCAGTCGGCGGGGTGCTCCTGGCGGCGCTGTCGGTCGCTGCGTGCGCGGCGGGCGCCGTGACGGTTGCGGGGCAGGAGCGCGACGAGCTCGCGCCAGCCGATCTCGACACGTTCGAGCCGTCGATCAAGCAGCGGATCGTCGAGGCGCTCGAGCGCGCCGCCGGTGAACCGACCGGCGAGACGATCGGCGAGCTGGGGCTGCTGCTCCACGCCTACGATCGGTTCGATCGCGCAGCCGCCTGCTATGCGCGCGCTCGCCAGCTGGCGCCGCGTGCGTTCGAATGGCCGTACTACCAAGGCGTCGCCCTCGCCATGGCGGGCGACATCGATCGCGCTGCGGCAGCCCTGGAAGAGGCCCTGCAGTTGAGCCCGGCCGACGTGCCTGCACGGCTTCGACTCGCCGATCTGCAACTGGAGCAGGGGCGACTCGACGCGAGCGCGCGTTCGTATCGCGGCGTCCTGCGGGATCGTCCGGGGTCGGCCGTGGCCCACTATGGGCTCGCGCGGGCTCTGGCGGCGCGAGGCGGGCGTGAGGCCGTTCCTCCCGACGCGCTGCGGCACTACGAGCGCGCGGCGGCGCTCGCACCGGCATTCGGCGCGGCGCACTACGCGCTGGCGCTCGCGTATCGTAGGCTCGGCGATCGCTCGCGTGCCGAGGCGTCGCTCGCGCGTTATCACGAGACGCGCGGACAGCCGGCACCGCTCGACGATCCGCTGGTGGCGCGCGTGGCAACGCTGCGGTCGGGGCCGTATGAGGATCTGGCGCGTGGCCGCTGGCTCCGTGATCAGGGACGGCACCGCGAAGCGGTCGAGGCCCTCGCACGCGCCGCGCGCACGAGCCCGACGCTGGTGCAGGCGCACGTCAACCTCATTGCTGCGTACGCGGCCGTCGGAGCGGCCGACGAAGCCGAGGCGGCGTATCGGGCCGCGACAGCGCTGAATCCCGATCTCCCGGAAGCCCACTACAACCTCGGCGTGCTCCGGCTCTCGCAGAGCCGCGAGGACGAGGCGATCGCGGCGTTCGAGCGGGCGGTCGCCAGCAACGCCTCGCACGCCGGCGCGCACAACAACCTCGGCTTCGTGCTGGCGCAGCGCGGCCGCGCGGGCGAGGCCGCCGATCACTTTCGCGCGGCGCTCGCTGCGAATCCGGCGCATCGCGACGCGCACTTCAATCTCGCCCGGCTGCTGCTCGCCGAGCGGAACAACGGCGAAGCGCTGGCACACTTCGCAGAGGCCGCCGAGATCGAGGACGAGAAGACGTCGCAGTACCTGTACTACCTCGCCGACGCCTGCGCGCGCAGCGGTCGCATGGCCGACGCCGAGCGACACGCGCTGGCTGCACGCACACGAGCAGTGGCGCACGGCCAGGCCAGCCTCGTCGAGCGCATAGACAATGACCTGCGACGGCTGCGCGAGAGGAGCGGAGCGCGGCAGTGA
- the iolB gene encoding 5-deoxy-glucuronate isomerase, translating to MTNSRSLLRSRAARNGSGTLVAVTPERAGWDYVHFAARRIAAGDRWAGRTGGDEVCLVLLRGEAVVTCASARSGAVPAKPVRLGPRRDVFSDYPHALYLPRGTRFEVRARRATEIADCRSPTDRRNDAFEIRPQDCGLEVRGGGNATRQIIDILPPSAPADRLLICEVLTPGGNWSSYPPHKHDRHAPPIEAALEETYYFRFAQPNGFGYQRLYSPDGRQDTVLRVTHGDLVLVPEGYHPFVTAPGYDAYYLNVLAGSIRSMAAFDDPRYAHVRANWPPADPRVPMVPPPGVQP from the coding sequence ATGACGAACAGTCGTTCCCTGCTACGCTCGCGCGCAGCGCGCAATGGATCGGGCACCCTCGTGGCGGTGACGCCGGAGCGAGCTGGCTGGGACTACGTGCACTTCGCGGCACGCCGCATCGCGGCCGGCGACCGGTGGGCGGGACGGACGGGCGGAGATGAGGTCTGTCTCGTGCTGCTCCGCGGCGAGGCGGTCGTGACCTGCGCGTCCGCCCGATCGGGGGCAGTGCCCGCGAAGCCGGTGCGGCTCGGGCCGCGGCGCGACGTGTTCAGCGACTATCCGCACGCGCTCTACCTGCCGCGGGGCACGCGCTTCGAGGTGCGCGCGCGGCGCGCGACCGAGATCGCCGACTGCCGGTCGCCCACCGATCGCCGAAACGATGCGTTCGAGATCCGGCCACAGGATTGCGGGCTCGAGGTGCGCGGCGGCGGCAACGCCACGCGCCAGATCATCGACATCCTGCCGCCGTCGGCGCCGGCCGATCGCCTGCTGATCTGCGAGGTGTTGACCCCAGGCGGGAACTGGTCCAGCTATCCGCCGCACAAGCACGATCGGCATGCCCCGCCAATCGAGGCGGCCCTCGAAGAGACGTACTACTTCCGATTCGCGCAGCCGAACGGCTTCGGCTATCAACGCCTGTACAGCCCCGACGGCCGGCAGGACACGGTGCTGCGCGTGACCCACGGTGACCTCGTGCTCGTACCGGAGGGCTATCATCCGTTCGTTACAGCGCCGGGCTACGATGCCTATTACTTGAACGTGCTGGCCGGCAGCATCCGCTCGATGGCGGCGTTCGACGATCCGCGCTACGCGCACGTGCGTGCGAATTGGCCCCCGGCCGATCCGCGGGTGCCCATGGTCCCTCCGCCGGGTGTTCAGCCATGA
- a CDS encoding PQQ-binding-like beta-propeller repeat protein has protein sequence MARVASSVVLLATAACTLVTISATARMQQEPQPPQAPPQAVPSRTTLPAGAGRDLVQRMCGTGCHAIEMVTNHRYSAPQWAEIVDSMVVRGAVGTPEEIEIVTKYLATHLGGTEAVPPAPGAGRSETSASVPDSGTVPSSGATGPGRAVEVAASHGRIADAGWPVYGHDPGGQRYSPLTQITPENVAKLRRVWTLTSTPPVVVPSPEATSSEGGSRGAGASSNGAAASGANGASRTKRRGRMSQITPLVINDVMYLTTAANQALALEPETGRTIWQYDIQDMGVPALRGLAYWPGDGEAPPTIFFGTSGGFLIGLNARTGQPVSGFGQDGIVSLRDGMVDRFPDANYGLSSPPVVYKHLVITGSRVQEQPSHGPAGDVRAWDARTGELVWTFRTIPRPGELGHDTWEEPDSWKDRSGANVWGLMTVDVEHGLLFLPIGSVTYDYYGGDRKGANLFGSTLVALDAPTGRRKWHFQTTHHDIWDYDLEAAPTLMDVTRNGQRIPAVAQMTKQGLLFILNRLTGEPIHGVEERRMPQDGFVPSEHPWPTQPFPVKPVPLARNGFDPSELANINPAHRQLCEALLKKDGGLRTGGPYLPFGYEPSLLFPGTLGGGNWHGTSFNPELRYLFVNTQNVGEVYQIVDTPEQGPMAQRWKFWDGDKYWPCQQPPWGELMAVDVDTGEVGWRVPLGQFEALEKLGITDAGTPNMGGSIATAGGLVFIGATLDNKFRAFDARTGREVWSTDVGAAAHSVPITYQGRDGRQYVAVMVSGGGFLGDPTIPATLNVYALP, from the coding sequence ATGGCTCGTGTCGCCTCCTCTGTCGTGCTCCTCGCGACCGCGGCGTGCACGCTCGTCACCATCAGCGCCACGGCGCGGATGCAGCAGGAGCCCCAGCCGCCGCAGGCACCGCCGCAGGCCGTGCCCTCGCGAACGACGCTGCCGGCGGGAGCGGGGCGGGACCTCGTGCAGCGCATGTGCGGCACCGGCTGCCATGCGATCGAGATGGTGACCAACCATCGCTACTCCGCGCCGCAATGGGCGGAGATCGTCGACAGCATGGTCGTGCGCGGCGCCGTCGGAACGCCGGAAGAGATCGAGATCGTCACGAAGTACCTGGCGACGCATCTCGGCGGCACGGAGGCCGTTCCGCCGGCACCTGGAGCAGGACGGTCGGAGACGTCGGCCAGCGTTCCGGATTCGGGCACCGTGCCGTCGAGCGGCGCGACGGGGCCCGGGCGCGCCGTGGAGGTCGCGGCCTCCCACGGGCGCATTGCCGATGCCGGGTGGCCGGTGTACGGACACGACCCTGGAGGGCAGCGCTACTCGCCGCTGACACAGATCACCCCTGAGAACGTGGCGAAGCTGCGGCGCGTGTGGACGCTCACGTCCACGCCACCCGTCGTCGTGCCCTCCCCGGAAGCGACCTCCAGCGAAGGCGGCAGCCGCGGCGCGGGGGCCTCCTCGAATGGCGCGGCGGCATCCGGCGCGAATGGCGCGTCGCGCACCAAACGTCGCGGTCGCATGTCGCAGATCACGCCGCTCGTGATCAACGACGTGATGTATCTGACGACCGCCGCGAATCAGGCGCTGGCGCTAGAGCCGGAAACCGGCCGCACCATTTGGCAGTACGACATCCAGGACATGGGCGTGCCGGCGCTGCGCGGACTCGCCTACTGGCCTGGTGACGGCGAGGCACCGCCCACGATCTTCTTCGGCACGAGCGGCGGATTCCTGATCGGGCTCAACGCCCGCACGGGCCAGCCCGTGTCTGGGTTCGGTCAGGACGGCATCGTGAGCCTGCGTGACGGGATGGTCGATCGGTTCCCGGACGCGAACTACGGCCTGTCGTCGCCACCCGTCGTCTACAAGCACCTCGTGATCACGGGATCGCGCGTGCAGGAGCAGCCGAGCCATGGGCCGGCAGGCGACGTCCGTGCGTGGGACGCGCGCACCGGCGAGCTGGTGTGGACGTTCCGGACGATACCGCGGCCAGGCGAGCTCGGTCACGACACCTGGGAAGAGCCGGACAGTTGGAAGGACCGATCGGGCGCCAACGTCTGGGGCCTGATGACGGTCGACGTCGAGCACGGCCTCCTCTTCCTGCCGATCGGCTCGGTCACCTACGATTACTACGGCGGAGATCGGAAGGGCGCGAACCTGTTTGGCAGCACGCTGGTCGCCCTGGACGCGCCGACCGGTCGCCGCAAGTGGCACTTCCAGACCACGCACCACGACATCTGGGACTACGACCTCGAGGCGGCGCCCACCCTCATGGACGTCACGCGCAACGGCCAACGGATTCCCGCGGTGGCGCAGATGACGAAGCAGGGGCTGCTCTTCATCCTCAATCGCCTGACCGGCGAGCCGATCCACGGCGTGGAGGAACGTCGGATGCCGCAGGATGGGTTTGTGCCCAGCGAGCATCCGTGGCCGACGCAGCCGTTCCCTGTGAAGCCCGTGCCGCTGGCGCGCAACGGCTTCGATCCGTCCGAGCTCGCCAACATCAACCCCGCCCATCGACAATTGTGCGAAGCGCTGCTGAAGAAGGACGGCGGGCTACGCACGGGCGGCCCGTATCTACCGTTTGGATACGAGCCGAGCCTGCTCTTTCCCGGCACGCTCGGCGGCGGCAACTGGCACGGGACGTCGTTCAACCCGGAGCTGAGATACCTGTTCGTCAACACGCAGAACGTCGGCGAGGTCTACCAGATCGTCGACACGCCGGAGCAGGGACCGATGGCGCAGCGGTGGAAGTTCTGGGACGGCGACAAGTATTGGCCCTGCCAGCAGCCGCCGTGGGGCGAGCTGATGGCGGTCGACGTCGATACCGGTGAGGTTGGGTGGCGCGTGCCGCTCGGGCAGTTCGAGGCGCTGGAGAAGCTCGGGATCACGGACGCCGGCACGCCGAACATGGGCGGCTCCATCGCGACCGCCGGCGGTCTCGTCTTCATCGGCGCCACGCTCGACAACAAGTTCCGTGCGTTCGACGCTCGGACCGGCCGTGAGGTGTGGTCGACGGACGTCGGCGCCGCAGCGCATTCGGTTCCGATCACCTATCAGGGCCGCGACGGCCGGCAATACGTCGCGGTGATGGTGAGCGGCGGCGGCTTCCTCGGCGATCCGACCATCCCCGCGACGCTGAACGTGTACGCGCTGCCGTAG
- a CDS encoding TIM barrel protein: MRHTLQRREFLGLAAATAAAAAGVPLGAVGEQAAQPDPSGGAGQKFRIGHNLTTYISGGRGTDGFWRGVEEIASLGVHGTEADDNPSKLTATYGDRSSEVKARLAKHDMALVALYHTLPVSDPAKYQENLDSGMRVGKFLKAVGGDLINLAGGERPQPDPTAEFAAFAKLANELGKRLQEEYGLRLGYHPHRGHLLENRADIDRAMEMTNPKYFSLCPDTGHLLAGGADPLDVFKTYRSRIIYMHYKDFDPDLVTPRTAETGRKGGFVELGKGVIDFSAITALLLDTSYDGWVMIELDRAPAAEIDAVKTNLAYMTQTLGLRIG, from the coding sequence ATGAGACACACATTGCAGCGCCGCGAGTTCCTGGGGCTCGCGGCCGCAACGGCGGCGGCCGCCGCGGGCGTGCCGCTCGGCGCGGTCGGCGAGCAGGCCGCGCAACCGGACCCGTCCGGCGGTGCGGGCCAGAAGTTCCGGATCGGACACAACCTCACGACCTACATCTCGGGCGGCCGCGGAACGGACGGCTTCTGGCGGGGTGTCGAGGAGATCGCCAGCCTTGGCGTGCACGGCACCGAGGCGGACGACAATCCCTCGAAGCTCACGGCCACCTACGGCGATCGGTCCAGCGAGGTGAAGGCGCGTCTCGCGAAGCACGACATGGCGCTCGTCGCGCTCTATCACACGCTGCCGGTCTCCGACCCGGCGAAGTACCAGGAGAACCTGGACAGCGGGATGCGCGTCGGCAAGTTCCTGAAGGCCGTTGGCGGCGATCTGATCAATCTCGCGGGCGGCGAGCGGCCGCAGCCGGATCCCACGGCGGAGTTCGCAGCGTTCGCAAAGCTGGCAAACGAGCTGGGCAAACGGCTGCAGGAGGAGTACGGGCTACGCCTCGGGTACCACCCGCACCGTGGGCATCTCCTCGAGAACCGGGCGGACATCGACCGTGCGATGGAGATGACCAACCCAAAGTACTTCTCGCTCTGCCCCGATACGGGACACCTGCTCGCGGGCGGCGCCGATCCGCTCGACGTCTTCAAGACGTACCGCTCCCGCATCATCTACATGCACTACAAGGACTTTGACCCAGACCTCGTGACGCCGCGGACGGCCGAGACGGGGCGCAAGGGCGGCTTTGTCGAGCTGGGAAAGGGCGTGATCGATTTCTCCGCGATCACGGCGCTGCTGTTGGACACGTCGTACGACGGGTGGGTGATGATCGAGCTCGATCGCGCGCCCGCCGCGGAGATCGACGCGGTCAAGACCAACCTCGCGTACATGACGCAAACCCTCGGGCTGCGGATCGGGTAA